Proteins encoded by one window of Acidipropionibacterium virtanenii:
- a CDS encoding helix-turn-helix transcriptional regulator, translating into MNIRDNPPDRRGVLYPARLPTFDRFPAPRQVDLLVRWIWIPRWDLEPGVTSRQRLLPFPASNLVVQTDGVTLSGPATGASHRDLTGRGWAVGALLRPAAVPSLGLEPAAIRDDEVPFSAPGLHAAVVDAMASPDPRTGDEEAVRAVAGWVATHLGEPDEAGLVADEMERLIATDRRIIRVEQVADRLGYSMRAVQRLAQRYFGLPPLAVIRRYRLQEAAQRLRTEPGLTIAQVAADLGYADQAHLSTDFRRVLGITARDYRAGADSSGTDRRPPTGL; encoded by the coding sequence TTGAACATTCGCGACAACCCCCCGGATCGGCGCGGCGTGCTCTACCCGGCGCGGCTGCCCACCTTCGACCGGTTCCCGGCGCCCCGACAGGTCGACCTCCTGGTCCGATGGATCTGGATTCCGCGCTGGGATCTGGAACCGGGCGTCACCTCGCGTCAGAGACTCCTGCCCTTCCCGGCCTCCAACCTCGTCGTGCAGACCGATGGGGTGACCCTGTCGGGCCCCGCCACCGGTGCCTCCCACCGCGACCTGACCGGACGGGGTTGGGCCGTCGGCGCGCTGCTGAGACCGGCGGCCGTCCCGTCGCTCGGTCTGGAACCGGCCGCCATCCGTGACGACGAGGTGCCCTTCAGCGCTCCCGGTCTTCATGCCGCGGTGGTCGATGCGATGGCGTCCCCGGACCCGCGGACCGGCGACGAGGAGGCGGTGCGCGCGGTCGCCGGCTGGGTGGCGACGCATCTGGGTGAACCCGACGAGGCGGGTCTGGTGGCCGACGAGATGGAACGGCTCATCGCCACCGACCGGAGGATCATCAGGGTCGAGCAGGTCGCCGATCGGCTGGGATACTCGATGCGAGCGGTGCAACGCCTGGCGCAGCGATACTTCGGGCTGCCGCCCCTGGCCGTGATCCGCCGCTACCGCCTCCAGGAGGCCGCGCAACGCCTGCGCACCGAACCCGGCCTGACGATCGCCCAGGTCGCGGCCGATCTCGGGTACGCCGATCAGGCCCACCTCAGCACCGACTTTCGGCGGGTTCTCGGCATCACGGCCCGCGACTACCGGGCCGGCGCCGACAGCTCCGGAACCGACCGACGCCCACCTACCGGGCTGTAA
- a CDS encoding DUF222 domain-containing protein, giving the protein MEAMTRFRTAGDRLVEADVAVRRAESDRLVAVAGMIDTYPAPEPLVNGPAAERTVSAGADGAGSVGEFVALEVGALLGLSEPAAWSLVHDVANLRSRHPYLWAALADLRVEAWQARKVAQACDELSAEAARWVDEKLADAWGVAPWPRIRRRLQGLIMRADADLARRKAEIARRDRFLSIRHLGDGTSAIGGLIDTGAALQLQAAITRITSRMRKAGAEEPLPVLAARALEELVTPTTTDESTGDSTAALPLADVVVHIAAEALDTAASDGAHVARVLARGGDVGPVLVDQLAHLLGHHRIRVLPVLDLNGDPSVDAYEIPDRLRRQLMIREDCSVFPYSTARSRTADLDHTIAYRRSTPGSPAPPGQTRISNLGPLARREHRAKTAGIWKLDQPAPGVYEWTSRTGRRWRVVRGRTTRLPGRPDGARIGDRPRRNPRIDVIFG; this is encoded by the coding sequence ATGGAGGCGATGACGCGGTTCAGGACGGCCGGCGACCGGCTGGTTGAGGCCGATGTCGCTGTGCGTCGCGCCGAGTCCGACCGGCTGGTCGCGGTGGCCGGGATGATCGACACCTACCCCGCACCTGAGCCTCTGGTGAACGGCCCCGCTGCCGAGCGGACTGTTTCTGCCGGGGCCGACGGCGCTGGATCGGTTGGGGAGTTCGTGGCCCTGGAGGTCGGTGCGCTGCTGGGCCTGAGCGAGCCGGCGGCCTGGAGCTTGGTCCATGACGTCGCCAACCTGCGAAGCCGCCACCCCTACCTGTGGGCGGCGCTGGCCGACCTGCGAGTCGAGGCCTGGCAGGCCCGCAAGGTGGCCCAGGCCTGCGACGAGCTGTCGGCCGAGGCGGCCCGGTGGGTCGACGAGAAACTCGCCGACGCCTGGGGCGTGGCTCCCTGGCCGAGGATCCGACGCCGCCTGCAGGGATTGATCATGCGCGCCGACGCCGACCTGGCGCGGCGGAAGGCCGAGATCGCCCGGCGTGACCGGTTCCTGTCGATCCGCCACCTGGGGGACGGCACCTCGGCCATCGGCGGACTCATCGACACCGGCGCCGCCCTGCAGCTGCAGGCCGCCATCACCCGGATCACGAGTCGGATGAGGAAGGCCGGGGCCGAGGAACCGCTGCCGGTCCTGGCGGCCCGGGCCCTGGAGGAACTCGTCACGCCCACCACCACCGATGAATCCACCGGCGACAGCACCGCGGCCCTGCCCCTGGCCGACGTCGTCGTCCACATCGCCGCCGAAGCCCTCGACACAGCGGCCAGCGACGGCGCGCATGTGGCCAGGGTCCTCGCCCGGGGCGGAGACGTCGGCCCGGTGCTGGTCGACCAGCTGGCCCACCTGCTGGGCCACCACCGCATCCGCGTACTGCCCGTACTCGACCTCAACGGTGACCCGTCGGTGGACGCCTACGAGATCCCAGACCGGCTCCGGCGTCAGCTGATGATCCGGGAGGACTGTTCGGTCTTCCCCTACTCCACTGCCAGATCCCGCACCGCCGACCTGGACCACACCATCGCCTACCGCAGATCCACTCCGGGGTCCCCGGCCCCGCCCGGCCAGACCCGCATCTCCAACCTCGGCCCGCTGGCCCGGCGGGAGCACCGCGCCAAGACCGCGGGCATCTGGAAACTCGACCAGCCGGCACCCGGCGTCTACGAGTGGACCAGCCGCACCGGCAGACGCTGGCGCGTGGTCCGGGGACGCACCACCAGGCTGCCCGGCAGACCCGACGGGGCTCGAATCGGTGACCGGCCGCGCCGGAATCCCAGGATCGACGTCATCTTCGGCTGA
- a CDS encoding ArsR/SmtB family transcription factor: protein MVTQVGLSEAEKDRLFHALAASTRRDILRRTMTREVSVSELARSYQMSFAAVQKHVTVLEEAELIVKRAQGRTRLVRADPERIALARALLAQYEDLWKGRIERLDALLDG from the coding sequence ATGGTTACACAAGTTGGGCTCAGCGAGGCCGAGAAGGACCGCCTGTTCCACGCCCTGGCGGCGTCGACCAGGCGCGATATCCTGCGCCGGACGATGACACGGGAGGTCAGCGTCTCGGAACTCGCCCGCTCCTATCAGATGTCCTTCGCGGCGGTCCAGAAACATGTGACCGTGCTGGAGGAGGCCGAGCTCATCGTCAAGCGTGCGCAGGGGCGCACCCGCCTGGTCAGAGCCGATCCCGAGCGGATCGCCCTGGCGAGAGCACTCCTGGCGCAGTACGAAGATCTGTGGAAAGGGCGCATCGAGCGACTCGACGCCCTCCTGGATGGCTGA
- a CDS encoding Gfo/Idh/MocA family oxidoreductase — protein MRIGLVGYGTGGHLFHLPYIQAATEWEIVGVVTRSPRRRETLAVEAPGVPAFDTMDALIDAGVDAVTITTPPQTRRELVLHALERGVHVVADKPFAPDLAGARELVEAARATGKVLCVFQNRRFDTDLVTVRKVLGSGILGGLRRSRLVFDLDEPGGLEVGPQHGLLRDLGAHLVDQAVQLFGPVARVDAHLDQVDLPEGRVDVGFALGLHHVSGVFSDVSASKLSRRVAKEFTVYGSDGYYESHMSDRQTEQLSAGMRPATAPAGAWGVEEEERWGVLVTADGSRKVPSGAGDYAEFYRRFHAAITGTGEAPTTAEQVLHTIAVLDAARLGDAQGRSVVPEA, from the coding sequence ATGCGGATCGGACTCGTCGGATACGGAACCGGTGGACACCTCTTCCACCTGCCCTACATCCAGGCCGCCACCGAGTGGGAGATCGTCGGCGTCGTCACCCGCAGCCCCCGGCGACGCGAGACGCTGGCCGTCGAGGCGCCCGGGGTGCCCGCCTTCGACACGATGGACGCACTCATCGACGCCGGCGTCGACGCGGTCACCATCACCACCCCGCCGCAGACCCGACGCGAACTGGTGCTGCACGCCCTGGAGCGCGGCGTCCACGTCGTCGCCGACAAGCCCTTCGCCCCCGACCTGGCCGGGGCAAGGGAGCTCGTCGAGGCCGCCCGTGCGACAGGCAAGGTGCTCTGCGTCTTCCAGAACCGCCGCTTCGACACCGACCTGGTCACCGTGCGGAAGGTGCTCGGGTCCGGCATCCTCGGAGGTCTCCGCCGCTCCCGTCTGGTCTTCGATCTCGACGAGCCCGGCGGCCTGGAGGTCGGCCCCCAGCACGGACTGCTGCGCGATCTCGGCGCCCACCTGGTGGACCAGGCCGTCCAGCTCTTCGGGCCGGTCGCCCGGGTCGACGCCCATCTGGACCAGGTCGACCTGCCCGAGGGGCGCGTCGACGTCGGCTTCGCGCTGGGTCTGCACCACGTCTCCGGGGTGTTCAGCGACGTCTCCGCCTCCAAGCTGTCGCGTCGCGTGGCCAAGGAGTTCACCGTCTACGGCTCCGATGGCTACTACGAGTCGCACATGAGCGACCGCCAGACCGAGCAGCTCAGCGCCGGGATGCGCCCGGCCACCGCCCCGGCAGGTGCCTGGGGGGTCGAGGAGGAGGAGCGATGGGGCGTCCTTGTGACCGCTGACGGGTCCCGGAAGGTGCCGTCAGGGGCCGGCGACTACGCCGAGTTCTACCGCCGCTTCCACGCCGCGATCACAGGAACGGGTGAGGCACCGACCACCGCGGAGCAGGTGCTCCACACCATCGCGGTGCTGGACGCGGCCCGGCTCGGCGACGCACAGGGGCGTTCCGTGGTTCCGGAGGCCTGA
- a CDS encoding DUF5615 family PIN-like protein produces MKLLLDQNLSPTICVHLTEAGIESVHVRQIGLRDAPDEAILDHARREGLVVVSQDSDFTNLLAYQAASKPSLILLRIPDAVTAAEVAAVLIGNLSAMATLLEDGAIASLTQDRIRVRRLPLR; encoded by the coding sequence ATGAAGCTGCTGCTCGATCAGAACCTTTCGCCGACCATCTGCGTCCACCTGACTGAGGCGGGCATCGAGTCGGTTCACGTCCGCCAGATCGGGCTCCGGGATGCTCCCGACGAGGCGATCCTCGACCACGCGCGCCGGGAGGGCCTCGTCGTCGTGTCCCAGGACTCCGACTTCACGAACCTCCTCGCATACCAGGCAGCCAGCAAGCCATCGTTGATCCTGTTGCGGATTCCGGATGCGGTGACCGCCGCCGAGGTTGCCGCGGTGCTCATCGGTAACCTGAGCGCCATGGCTACGCTGTTGGAGGACGGAGCGATCGCTTCCTTGACCCAGGATCGGATCCGCGTGCGTCGCTTGCCGCTTCGCTGA
- a CDS encoding DMT family transporter, translating into MGAASIALVLVAAVAHAIWNTAAKFQRGDPVLFVWAYTCAATLLCLPVGLAPVLDGSQPLDRGLAAAALVSAGLHIVYSLTLQGGYDRFDMGVVYPVARGTGPVLSMIVAIALLGEQPHAVELAGAVVVVAGICVVAGNPFSGGQSHPLRGVMWGAATGAAIACYTLWDSWSVRHLDLAATTYFTGTYLIQSLVLTPRALRRRTAITGSLRTNWRPVLIVAVFSPLAYILVLHVMRTAPVAIVAPLRESSIVIGSVLAWRLFGEGHLARRLVGAAIVLAGIALISL; encoded by the coding sequence ATGGGAGCAGCATCGATCGCCCTCGTCCTGGTGGCGGCGGTGGCCCACGCGATATGGAACACCGCGGCCAAGTTTCAGCGCGGCGACCCGGTGCTGTTCGTGTGGGCCTACACCTGTGCGGCGACGTTGCTGTGCCTGCCGGTGGGGCTCGCCCCGGTGCTGGACGGCTCGCAGCCGCTCGACCGGGGGCTCGCCGCCGCCGCGCTGGTCTCGGCCGGGCTGCACATCGTCTACTCGCTGACCCTTCAGGGCGGCTACGACAGGTTCGACATGGGGGTGGTCTACCCGGTCGCCCGGGGCACCGGCCCGGTGCTGTCGATGATCGTGGCCATCGCGCTGCTCGGAGAGCAGCCACACGCGGTCGAGCTGGCGGGCGCGGTCGTGGTGGTCGCCGGGATCTGCGTGGTGGCCGGGAATCCCTTCTCCGGCGGGCAGAGCCATCCGCTCAGGGGTGTGATGTGGGGCGCGGCGACCGGTGCGGCGATCGCGTGCTACACCCTGTGGGACTCCTGGTCGGTCAGGCATCTGGATCTGGCGGCGACCACCTACTTCACCGGCACCTACCTCATCCAGAGCCTGGTCCTCACTCCGCGCGCACTGCGTCGGCGCACGGCGATCACCGGGTCATTGAGGACGAACTGGAGACCGGTCCTCATCGTCGCGGTCTTCTCGCCGCTGGCCTACATCCTCGTACTCCACGTCATGAGGACCGCCCCGGTGGCCATCGTCGCACCGCTGCGGGAATCCTCCATCGTGATCGGATCCGTGCTGGCGTGGAGGCTCTTCGGCGAGGGGCACCTGGCCCGTCGTCTGGTAGGAGCCGCCATCGTGCTGGCCGGCATCGCCCTGATCAGCCTGTGA
- a CDS encoding endo alpha-1,4 polygalactosaminidase, giving the protein MPPLRRRTPVLLVLAVLLGCSPATDRNPPSRTTPPPAAGRVDYQLGGPYPPHPTARITVRDSSARPVPGLYNICYVNAFQTQPGTLTTWLRRHPDLVLSRGGRPVTDPDWPDEALLDTSTDSGRRKLAALLDADLARCERSGFDAVEPDNLDSYLRSGGRLVAADNVALIADLARRAHARGLAVAQKNAPEIGRAGRDSAGLDFAIAEECQVYRECDHYTGLYGRRVIEIEYTDNGAKAFARACGLRGREISVLLRDRDVVRRGEPGYVSRWCD; this is encoded by the coding sequence ATGCCACCGCTGCGGCGCAGAACCCCGGTCCTGCTGGTCCTGGCCGTCCTCCTCGGCTGCTCCCCGGCGACCGACCGGAATCCACCGTCGCGCACGACCCCTCCCCCGGCGGCCGGACGGGTGGACTACCAGCTGGGCGGCCCCTACCCTCCCCACCCCACGGCGCGGATCACGGTGCGCGACTCCTCGGCCCGACCGGTTCCCGGTCTCTACAACATCTGTTACGTCAACGCCTTCCAGACCCAGCCGGGCACGCTGACCACCTGGCTGAGGCGCCATCCCGACCTCGTCCTCTCCCGTGGCGGCAGGCCCGTCACCGATCCCGACTGGCCGGACGAGGCGCTTCTGGACACCTCGACCGATTCCGGACGCCGCAAGCTGGCAGCGCTGCTCGACGCCGACCTCGCCAGGTGCGAACGATCGGGGTTCGACGCCGTGGAGCCGGACAACCTGGACTCCTACCTGCGCTCCGGCGGCCGCCTGGTAGCGGCCGACAACGTGGCCCTGATCGCCGATCTGGCTCGCCGCGCGCACGCCCGCGGGCTGGCGGTGGCGCAGAAGAACGCGCCCGAGATCGGCCGGGCCGGACGTGACTCCGCCGGGCTGGACTTCGCCATCGCCGAGGAGTGCCAGGTCTACCGGGAGTGCGACCACTACACCGGCCTGTACGGGCGCCGGGTCATCGAGATCGAGTACACCGACAACGGCGCCAAGGCGTTCGCCCGGGCCTGCGGACTGCGAGGACGCGAGATCTCGGTCCTGCTGCGCGACCGCGACGTCGTGCGCCGCGGCGAACCGGGATACGTCTCGCGCTGGTGCGACTGA
- a CDS encoding VOC family protein, protein MTEQQMTEHTASHAGVTGRYTTDGVPHGCTSLTPFLVVRDAAGALDFYRTVLGARVVDVTEMGGVVVHADLDLGHGHLQLGEASPDFGTVPPPEGDQACYSMGFYCPDVDAVVARAERAGATVREPLSTFVSGDRFASIRDPFGVRWSIMTRVEDLSEAESGRRVAEWAASQQTRG, encoded by the coding sequence ATGACTGAACAACAGATGACCGAACACACTGCATCCCATGCCGGGGTCACCGGCAGGTACACCACCGACGGCGTCCCTCACGGCTGCACGAGTCTGACGCCCTTCCTGGTTGTCCGCGACGCGGCCGGGGCCCTCGACTTCTACCGGACGGTCCTTGGCGCCCGGGTGGTCGACGTCACCGAGATGGGCGGGGTCGTCGTCCACGCCGATCTCGATCTGGGGCACGGCCACCTCCAGCTGGGCGAGGCGAGCCCCGACTTCGGCACCGTGCCGCCGCCCGAGGGCGACCAGGCGTGCTACTCGATGGGGTTCTACTGCCCAGACGTGGACGCCGTCGTCGCGCGTGCCGAACGGGCCGGGGCGACGGTCCGCGAGCCGTTGAGCACCTTCGTCTCCGGTGACCGTTTCGCATCGATCCGCGATCCATTCGGGGTCCGCTGGTCGATCATGACGCGTGTGGAGGACCTCTCGGAGGCCGAGAGCGGGCGACGGGTCGCCGAATGGGCGGCGAGCCAGCAGACGCGGGGGTGA
- a CDS encoding SNF2-related protein has product MRRPDSFLGLATPSTWSLGQQYARGGRAHVVDFDSRTGQVLGRCRGSRGRNYTIRVSYDLDLDDQLCAIDGTCTCPVGFNCKHCVAVVLADLRDQGLDPGIGASPSLVPRDLPAAPPKPPAWSRTLDRIFSPSMAPGSGSAVRPLGLLVSFTPDRTVEQFRAALLGSRVPVRGFNQGGFVFGSPAGSVTVRPVRPGKTKKWVKSGISWWTVQGGDATVSPVQSAAVDALHKLYSGAAYLGGQDPLPLEGIDSQALWAVLERIRDVGVPLIEDDGRFSPVHLEETPALADIQISRDGAGDLTLSADLRHPQMPADSPTAKLGDPPHGIAWRDSTGLHLAGLDHAADRSWAQLAAEPRALRIPAEGYDHFITDVFPRIAQLDWASPDGSFTPPDPPAPGLHLELGVSGATATDPTPHAHLRWSWHYRDDRGRGRGPLALRAGRFDPGRDVDREEEILAPVLDALSGLPAVLSDADGPELRPESRLDGMDVITLVDEVRPGLEELGVVIEAEDLPQFRQVADPQVHVGLGADAGNDWLDLEITVEVDGHRLPISSLIRGLTLNDEAIFLEDGTYFTLDNPELDQLRQLLAEAAELGDQRRKGVQVPAVRISWWEELLSLGIVQTSQDQWFDAVRRAIAEPPEPAEVPDGLTADLRPYQLAGFRWMAGLRRSGLGGVLADDMGLGKTVQALAMILDEREHSEQEAVRPPWLVVAPTSVVSNWAEEAGKFTPGLRVAMIEATQRRRGTPLSEIAAGADVVVTSYALLRLESDDYAAQPWAGMLLDEAQNAKNRASKVFACIKTIGAPVVYAVTGTPMENNLDELWAVFALAAPGLLGGHKQFQTAFRRPIERDEDDAGQRMNTMRRRIAPFLLRRSKDQIALDLPAKQEQVLHVDLAPAHRRAYERQLQHERQRVLQLTEDIDHNQIEVLSALTRLRQLAIDPSLVDQGEEAKAPSSKLDALVPLLAQAAEEGHRVLVFSQFTRYLRRIAERLDHEHIAYSYLDGTTGHRRAVIDGFTKGDDPVFLISLKAGGVGINLTQADYAILADPWWNPAAENQAVDRAHRIGQTRPVHVYRMVARDTIEEKVLALQDAKRELISGVLDAGEGAAATGGSRLSAEDVRMLLS; this is encoded by the coding sequence GTGAGACGGCCAGATTCCTTCCTCGGCCTGGCGACCCCCAGCACGTGGTCGCTGGGGCAGCAGTACGCCCGCGGGGGTCGCGCCCACGTCGTCGATTTCGACTCGAGGACGGGCCAGGTCCTCGGGCGCTGCCGAGGGTCACGGGGACGCAACTACACGATCCGCGTCTCCTACGACCTGGATCTCGACGACCAGCTCTGCGCCATCGACGGCACCTGCACCTGCCCGGTCGGATTCAACTGCAAGCACTGCGTGGCCGTGGTGCTCGCCGACCTTCGGGACCAGGGCCTCGACCCCGGCATCGGCGCGTCCCCCTCCCTGGTGCCCCGGGACCTGCCGGCCGCCCCGCCGAAGCCGCCCGCCTGGAGCCGGACCCTCGACCGCATCTTCAGCCCGTCGATGGCGCCGGGCTCCGGATCGGCCGTCCGGCCGCTCGGCCTGCTGGTCAGCTTCACCCCCGACCGCACCGTCGAGCAGTTCCGCGCGGCGCTGCTGGGCAGCAGGGTCCCCGTGCGCGGCTTCAACCAGGGCGGCTTCGTCTTCGGCAGCCCCGCCGGATCGGTGACGGTCCGGCCGGTCCGCCCGGGCAAGACGAAGAAATGGGTGAAGAGCGGGATCTCGTGGTGGACGGTCCAGGGCGGCGACGCCACCGTGTCACCGGTTCAGAGCGCGGCCGTCGACGCGCTGCACAAGCTCTACAGCGGTGCCGCCTATCTGGGTGGCCAGGATCCGCTGCCTCTGGAGGGCATCGACAGCCAGGCCCTGTGGGCGGTGCTGGAACGCATCAGGGACGTCGGAGTACCCCTGATCGAGGACGACGGACGGTTCAGCCCGGTCCATCTCGAGGAGACCCCGGCCCTCGCCGACATCCAGATCTCCCGCGACGGCGCGGGAGATCTCACGCTGAGCGCCGACCTGCGTCATCCCCAGATGCCGGCCGACAGCCCGACGGCCAAGCTCGGCGACCCTCCCCACGGCATCGCCTGGCGCGACAGCACGGGACTGCACCTGGCCGGCCTCGACCATGCCGCCGACCGGTCCTGGGCCCAGCTCGCCGCCGAGCCCCGGGCCCTGCGAATCCCCGCCGAGGGATACGACCATTTCATCACCGACGTCTTCCCCCGTATCGCGCAGTTGGACTGGGCGTCTCCCGACGGCTCCTTCACACCTCCGGATCCGCCCGCCCCCGGCCTCCACCTGGAACTCGGCGTCTCCGGGGCCACGGCTACCGACCCCACCCCGCACGCCCATCTGCGCTGGTCCTGGCACTACCGCGACGACCGGGGCCGGGGCCGCGGGCCGCTCGCCCTGCGCGCCGGCCGGTTCGACCCGGGTCGTGACGTCGACCGGGAGGAGGAGATCCTCGCCCCGGTCCTCGACGCGCTGTCGGGGCTGCCGGCCGTCCTGAGTGATGCCGACGGACCCGAGCTGCGCCCCGAGTCCCGGCTGGACGGCATGGACGTCATCACCCTGGTCGACGAGGTGAGACCGGGGCTCGAGGAACTCGGCGTCGTCATCGAGGCCGAGGATCTGCCGCAGTTCCGCCAGGTCGCCGACCCTCAGGTCCATGTCGGGCTGGGCGCCGATGCCGGCAACGACTGGCTGGATCTGGAGATCACCGTCGAGGTCGACGGCCACCGGCTGCCGATCTCCTCCCTCATCAGGGGACTCACCCTCAACGATGAGGCGATCTTCCTGGAGGACGGCACCTACTTCACACTCGACAACCCCGAGCTCGACCAGCTGCGGCAGCTGCTCGCCGAGGCCGCGGAACTGGGCGACCAGCGCCGCAAAGGCGTCCAGGTGCCCGCGGTGCGGATCTCCTGGTGGGAGGAACTCCTCTCGCTGGGGATCGTGCAGACCTCCCAGGACCAGTGGTTCGACGCCGTGCGTCGCGCCATCGCCGAACCGCCGGAGCCCGCCGAGGTGCCCGACGGTCTCACCGCCGACCTGAGGCCCTACCAGCTGGCCGGATTCCGATGGATGGCCGGGCTGAGACGCTCCGGTCTGGGCGGTGTGCTGGCCGACGACATGGGCCTGGGCAAGACGGTGCAGGCCCTGGCGATGATCCTCGACGAACGGGAGCACTCAGAGCAGGAGGCCGTCCGCCCGCCCTGGCTCGTCGTGGCGCCCACCTCGGTGGTGTCCAACTGGGCCGAGGAGGCCGGGAAATTCACCCCGGGCCTGCGGGTCGCCATGATCGAAGCCACGCAACGGCGCCGTGGCACACCGCTGTCCGAGATCGCAGCCGGGGCCGACGTCGTCGTCACCTCCTACGCGCTGCTGCGCCTGGAGTCCGACGATTACGCGGCCCAGCCCTGGGCCGGGATGCTGCTCGACGAGGCCCAGAACGCCAAGAACCGCGCATCCAAGGTCTTCGCCTGCATCAAGACCATCGGCGCACCGGTCGTCTACGCCGTCACAGGCACCCCGATGGAGAACAACCTCGACGAGCTGTGGGCCGTCTTCGCCCTCGCCGCTCCCGGTCTGCTGGGCGGCCACAAGCAGTTCCAGACAGCCTTCCGACGTCCGATCGAACGCGACGAGGACGACGCCGGCCAGAGGATGAACACGATGCGCCGGCGCATCGCCCCCTTCCTGCTGCGCCGCAGCAAGGACCAGATCGCCCTCGACCTTCCCGCCAAGCAGGAGCAGGTGCTCCACGTCGACCTGGCACCGGCCCACCGGCGGGCCTACGAGCGTCAGCTCCAGCACGAGCGTCAGCGCGTCCTCCAGCTCACCGAGGACATCGATCACAACCAGATCGAGGTGCTCTCGGCGCTGACCCGGCTTCGCCAGCTGGCCATCGACCCGTCGCTGGTCGACCAGGGGGAGGAGGCCAAGGCCCCCTCGTCCAAGCTCGACGCACTCGTGCCCCTGCTCGCCCAGGCCGCTGAAGAGGGCCACCGGGTGCTCGTCTTCAGCCAGTTCACCCGCTATCTCCGGCGGATCGCAGAGCGTCTCGACCACGAGCACATCGCCTACTCCTACCTCGACGGCACCACCGGGCACCGCAGAGCCGTCATCGACGGTTTCACCAAGGGAGACGATCCGGTCTTCCTCATCAGCCTCAAGGCCGGCGGCGTGGGCATCAATCTCACCCAGGCCGACTACGCCATTCTCGCCGACCCGTGGTGGAACCCGGCCGCGGAGAACCAGGCCGTCGACCGCGCACACCGGATCGGCCAGACGCGGCCCGTTCACGTCTACCGGATGGTGGCGCGCGACACCATCGAGGAGAAGGTGCTGGCCCTCCAGGACGCCAAGCGCGAACTCATCTCCGGGGTCCTCGATGCCGGGGAGGGCGCCGCAGCCACCGGCGGTTCGCGACTGAGCGCCGAGGACGTGCGGATGCTGCTGAGCTGA
- a CDS encoding aminotransferase class I/II-fold pyridoxal phosphate-dependent enzyme, whose product MKLSGHVRDMQPFHALAFGQRADAMEAAGQHVVALSIGEPDFGAPPAVREAMRVAMDGRPLPYTSALGLPALRSAISGFYRDRHGIDVDPARIAITSGASCALVMATAATVDNGDEVILADPSYPCNRELVTAFGGKVVAVPTSAATRYQLDAASVERAWSDRTTAVMVATPSNPTGTSIPFDQLSAICELARARDAWRIVDEIYLELADSGVDGRAARTVLETDRDAIVVSSFSKYFGMTGWRLGWMVIPDVLVAAVERLAMNFFLSASNPAQQAALACFTPESLAVCEERRAELGRRRRLVCDGLARIGLPVPVQPDGAFYVYVDISGTGLNAWQFCEQALERAHVALTPGRDFGATTADTHIRLSYAASQAQLEEGLERLGRFVAGLAS is encoded by the coding sequence ATGAAACTCTCCGGCCACGTCCGCGATATGCAGCCCTTCCACGCCCTGGCATTCGGGCAGCGGGCCGACGCCATGGAGGCGGCCGGGCAGCACGTCGTCGCGCTGTCCATCGGGGAGCCGGATTTCGGCGCACCGCCGGCGGTCCGCGAGGCGATGCGCGTCGCCATGGACGGGCGTCCGCTGCCTTACACATCGGCCCTCGGACTGCCCGCGCTGAGATCGGCGATCTCGGGCTTCTACCGCGATCGCCACGGGATCGACGTCGATCCGGCCCGGATCGCGATCACCTCGGGGGCCTCCTGCGCTCTCGTGATGGCCACCGCCGCCACCGTCGATAACGGCGACGAGGTGATCCTGGCCGACCCCTCCTACCCCTGCAACCGGGAGCTGGTGACCGCCTTCGGTGGCAAGGTCGTGGCGGTCCCCACCAGCGCGGCCACGCGCTATCAGCTCGACGCCGCGAGCGTCGAGCGGGCCTGGAGCGATCGCACGACGGCGGTCATGGTGGCCACCCCGTCGAATCCCACCGGAACATCCATTCCCTTCGACCAGTTGAGCGCCATCTGCGAGCTGGCCCGTGCCCGCGATGCCTGGCGGATCGTCGACGAGATCTATCTGGAGCTGGCCGACAGCGGCGTCGACGGGCGTGCGGCGCGGACGGTGTTGGAGACCGATCGGGACGCGATCGTGGTCTCGAGCTTCTCCAAGTACTTCGGGATGACGGGTTGGCGGCTGGGATGGATGGTGATTCCCGATGTGCTGGTGGCGGCGGTGGAGCGGCTGGCGATGAACTTCTTCCTGTCGGCCTCCAACCCGGCTCAGCAGGCGGCCCTGGCGTGTTTCACCCCCGAGTCGCTGGCGGTCTGCGAGGAACGCCGCGCAGAGCTGGGGCGGCGACGTCGCCTGGTGTGCGACGGGCTGGCACGCATCGGACTGCCGGTACCCGTGCAGCCCGATGGCGCCTTCTACGTCTATGTCGACATCAGCGGCACCGGCCTGAATGCCTGGCAGTTCTGCGAGCAGGCGCTGGAGCGGGCCCACGTCGCGCTCACGCCCGGCCGCGACTTCGGTGCCACGACCGCCGACACCCACATCCGCCTCTCCTACGCGGCCTCGCAGGCGCAGCTGGAGGAAGGGCTGGAAAGGCTGGGGAGATTCGTGGCCGGGCTGGCCTCATGA